caaccaaggcaaggccgagcctcacccaaccacggcgagcctcatcgtggccgggcgaggccaccggccctcgtcggttgatcgccggccatggccgaggtcggcgactggccaaagaaaaaagaaaaagaaaagaagaaaaaaaaagagaagaaaaagagaggagagagaaaatttgttcttaaaaattattccagaaacaagaaacacgtttttcttgtttcttgtttctgttctaaatgtgttcctaggaacaaaaaaatagatttggaacacaaacacaaacaaacgcgttttgttctctttttgttccctggaacaaaaaatcagaaaatttgttcataaacaaaaaaaaaaaaaaaaaaaaagaatgttaacAAACAGCCCCTTAGTCAATCATCGAAGGATTTTCTTCTAATCTATCTATTGGACAAAAAGATTCAAAGAAGATCTTGTGACTGTTGAAGACAAAGAGAAAATATCCACTTGATTATGGTCGTCCATACAATTAGAAtcttgatttttataaatatagcTTTCCTCATTTGGAACTTATCTCCAGGATTGATTTTATCAATCagtttgattgattcaatcaataTATTTATGGAAAGTAGAATCCTTAACCAGATCACTAGCTATTGTTGTTTATATTCATAATTTGTCTCATTATGGTTTTATGTTGTATTCTCGATAAGTCTTATTCTGGACCTTGATACATTTTGAACTTGTCAAAGTTAGGATATTGTATATGTGCTTCTCAAATAGAATAGACTTTTGGCAAAGATTCTCGATAGTGCTTAGAATATATACTTATTCAAAAACCTGTTCTAACATAAGCattgaaacaaaacaaaattgtgAACTTCAAAATATGGATGGAGTTATCTCAACAAAAGGTAGTCAATATGTGGTATAGACAATGCCTTTTTAGAGTATGTAGTAATTGGCTGAAGGAAAGTTGTCATTGGAGGCATTGCCTACAAAAAgtttaaatgcatttattttgagTGCGCAACTCATTGTTAGCCAAATTTCTGCTATTCTTTTGTATTGGATATTTTAGTAATAATAACATTATAATAATAACATTACATTCATTGATGGGAAGAgcttttattacatttttaaaGTGAAAAACTTCTCCACGAGATCATCCTCCTTCGTAATTTACAAAAGAAGAACCAACGTGTTACAttagaaaaggagaaaaagatgtTTGTTATGAGAAATAAACGAtgaaattcttgatttgaatgCCCGAAGTCCAATGCCACTTTCTTTAGTGAGAGACATCATTTTGGACGTTTGTATCGTGTAGCTCACgtgattcaattgaaaagctTTTCCACCAGGTCATCCTccctaaaaaatttacaaaaggaGAACCACTATCTTACATTAGAAAAAGGAGGAACGGATATTTAATTATAAGATATAAACGATGTAACCCAATGCCACTTTCGTCAGTTAAAGAAATCATTTTGGACGTTTGTATTACGTGAGTCAGgggtttaattgaaaattatggataAAGACTCTTGATTCCATTTGCATGACTCACAGGGTTTTGTCAATGGAAGCGAAAAGGTTTTAAATAAATCTcggaattgacaaaatttaaaggGAAACAAATATTACTATAAAATCTTCTTCCATGACCATTTGCCATCGCGCACAGCCAACTTTCCAGCAGGTGCAGAAAACATTATATATTATGGTCCCTTTTGACATCAAAAACACGTCAAGGCAACTTTGCAGCAGGTGCAACTTCCAATTTATAGTCACTAAAGTCGATGGCTTTATAAAAAATAAGGTGGAGACAATAATGAAGGTGTAACTTTTGTATAGTTGGACATATTTAATAATCCaatcaaatattgtaaaataaaattaatctaTATAATGCATAATAGCAAAATATTATGAAGACTAGTGGAAACGGTTCCTTGTAAATTACAAAAACCAATCTTCCATTTTCACCTCAAATACTAATTTTATATCCGCTAATTCCGAAATCTATCTACACTTTGCAACAagagatttcaaaaaaaaaaaaaaaaatctacactTCGCACAATCTAATTTCCACAGTTCGTTAGActcaaagataaaaataaaatttaaaatataaaatataataataataataataaattgacTTTTGTTTGACAACAAGGCACAAAATGCATGCTCAAAATAACAGATTTTAGGTTTGATGTAATCGGGCCGGGGCTACATTTCAATGAAAAGCAACAACTCGTAAGCTTACGTATTAATACGCCATTTACCACACAATTCTTTATCTACGGTAGACAAACAAGCATTCCTCTCCTTTTACATAGCTAGGATATGAACTTTTGCGGCAAAACATTACCATGCGAATCACTCTTATCAGATTTTGCAAGAATCAAGCGAATTCCATGTTCCAAGTTCCGACAGGCCTCCTCATACCCATCAGTTCTAGAAAGAAGCACCTGATTGTCTTTGGGAAAGCACACTCAAAAGCAAATGTTGTCTAGATTCAAGAGCAGCTAAGCACAAGCCACATCGATCAACTGCAGAAgccccatttttcattttcccaaagGTCTGCAACCTATTCAAGATTGCTAATCGAGGGCCGAAACAGAACTTAGGGGTGTTCGGATTAACCCAGATCATTTTATGACATACAACCTTTGGCCTTCTTTCTCTAACCAGGTTCCAAGCCTCAATCCAAGTAAAACAACCCCATGCATTTCCAGTGAACATCACTCTGATAGTCAGCAATATGACAACGCTAAAGCATCCCGCATAACACTGTCTTGTAGTTGCACCAATAGATCTGATCTTGTTGGAGACAAGACCACTCATCTCCAACTAGTAACAGTAGCTACCAAAGAGTTGATATATCTAGAGCAGTATAATGAATCACTCTCTGAGGATAAACACCCTCTAGAAATGCCATGAGGATGCCATGATCACACCACAAATAAACCGTCCTGTCCATTGCCAATCACTTGTCAAGTATGTCGCTTAAGAATGGACCTAACTTTTAGCAGCTTCCCCCAAGTATAGGTGAGTTAATTTTAGGAGTAACAGAGCGAATAGAAGTCTGTTTCAGCAAAAAAAAGTGCCCTGCTTTTTAGCAACAACTTGTACCGATTCCTGAGAATGCAAGCTTTATTCCATGTTTCCAGTTTCTTCAAGCCCAAAACACCTTCACATTTTGGAGTGCAGACTTCATCCAAAGACACCTTATTACTCTGCGCTTTCTCGAGATTTCCTTTCCACAAATGAACCTAGTCTTTACTCTCAACCAGCTCGACCATCTTACTTTGGGAAAACAGACTTTTGACTTCCAAGATCTGGATTAGTATAGGCAGTGAAAATATGCTTTCTCTCTACGGCGACGGTCTGCTGTGAAACCGGGGGACATTAATGTGCTCTTTGATTTATCTGATAACTTTTGGGATAGATTCAGGTCATGCTCTTTTCATGAAAGTCATAGAGTATATCCTCacatataacatactaaaatttggtagcAATTAGTTGAGTTTTGAGTATTGAAATGCCTTTCCTCAGTGTGTAAGGGCTCTGGAAAATTTGACAGGTTTACAGGTTGAGTCTGTGAGTTACTGCTCTTTGTACAATGAGAAATAGGTCTAGTTTTCACGAAGAACACTAATTAATGTCCTCTCTACTACaaactaaaatttcataattcttCGAAGTGATTTACTATGGTTTTGACTTTGTTATTTCTAATCGGGCAATTCTGCCTATTTTCTGCCTTGGTCCAATTTTGCGAATACTAATGGGAAATTGATTGAATCTTTTTGGTGACCTTTCGATGATCATGCAGGCACTTTATAAACTGATCTTTGGTGCATCTCTTTTAATGTGATGTGGTGTTGCTTGGATGAGGCAAGATTAGTACCCACGCGGGTGCTCTATTTGCTGAATAGATTTGCACTAAGAAGTCACATGTGCAATTGCATGAGGATTGGTTTCTGGCATGATCAAGAGATATTGAACGATGAGTTTGCAGATGTGGTGTGATTAATCCCAACGTGTGGATGTGTGAATTGTGTGAAATGAACTAAGTGTAAGAGATTTCCATCGGCTTTGCGATACCGATGATGCCCTAGGGAGTGAGATGCTCATGCTGTGTGATCATGGATGCCTCAATTTTGCAATACCGAGATGTCTCGGAGTGAGATGCTCCCGTTGTGTGATTGGGATGCCTCAGCTGTTTAATACTGAGATAATCGGAATGAGATTCCCATGATGAGGATTCCATGGAAGTCCGATCGGCGATCTAGAAGTGACTCGAGGAGACTGGTTGGTGAGCCGGTGTAAGTCAGCACACCAAATACCCATAATTCTTGTAATGCCCCACCTAAAAGATGGACGACACGCTGGCACATGATTCCACTCCATCGCGCGGTCCACAGAAGCATAGCAATGTAAATAAACTATGAAACTATTACCCTATGAAGCTAGAGCTCACACGATCACATTCAACCAAACACCAACTACCACACCGCTTGTACCTGTTCTTCAGCGATTAGCTGGTGATCCGGAGCTTGAGTTCAGCCCTATGCCTCCCGCCACTGATGAAGTTAGTGAATGCAGCCATTCGAGCCTCATGTAGCACCAAATTCCTCCAGCCAGGTggcactgaagaagaaagacttGAAGCTTGTGGACATGGAACTTGAAGCTCGCAACTGAACcagggaaagaagagagacagCGAACGATGGACTGAAGCTTGCGAGGAGCGAGTGAGCAGCGACGAGGATTGGGTGATGGCGATTTGCTTGAGCAgcgggaagaagaggaaaacgtGAAAGAAGAACCCTAATTGCTGGTGCACATTTTAGAATCAGTTTGTTGTCTCTGTTTACTGGAATAAAGCAGAAATGGAAAGCAAATAAAACAGAACAGCCATGATCTATGAATTGAAACAAGGCGCACCAAGGATGCCCTCTTCATGTTTCAGAATCGCTGGTTTCGTAGCCGGATTTCCTCTTTATCATTCCGAATCTTCTCTCTAAAAGACTCCCAATTGCCGTGATAAGTACCACATCTGCGGCTGAAAATATCATCAGATGTTATGTCGATCTGGCATTCATTCGGTATTTTTGAGCTCGATGCATCAAAAATTTCTTTAGAGTATATATTCCCATGAACTCTCAACAGCCGCAAAAACTCTAATTCGTGAATGCCCTCCATACTCAGCAGCCTCCAACAGGAGTCGATATGTAACctcttcaaattcttcaagtttgaCAAACCTTTTATCCTTCGTAATGAACCGCAGCCTTCAACAGTAAATACTTCCAATGATTCCAACGGAGAAATAAAATCGATAACTTCTACCTTCCGGCACCTCCCCATATGGAATTCTCGAAGCATCTTCAGGGAGCTTAGGAAAGGGAACTTTCCCCTCCAAGATTCAATCAACTCCGGAGGTCGTACCTCATTATACCTCAAGTCCTTCGGCAGAAAACTCCTGCTCGGGGCATATGAGATATCGAGAAATGGAACATCAAGTTGCTTGTACACCTCGTTTTCTCTCAACTTTTCCAGTGGAGGAGGCCCGCCGAAATGTACATGTTTCACTTGAGCGTGGTAAAGCTTTAAAACTATCAAGTTTGATGGTAGTTGTTTGAGGGTTCGGAAATCCAGTCCAAATAGAGTAAGATCTTTCATCAGAGAAAGGGAACCCAACTCTGTAGTCGGTGCACGGATATTAAATAAGCAAAAGTGCAGCTTGTTTAGTTTAGATAACCTCCTAATCCACCTTAAGTCACCAATTTGAAGTACATTTGAATTGTGCAACCAATTGGCACTGTCATCAGATAGAAACAATTCAACTAGATTAGTAAGGTTTGAGAGGTTAGGGACAGTCAGCAACGCTTTAGATATCAGCCGTAGAGTGGTAAAACTTCTAGGAAACTCGGGCCACTCTTTTATACTATGACCATGCTCCAAGTTCAGTGTTTGGAGGTGAAGCATTTTGCTCATTGTACTGGGCATTTCCACAATTGGTGTATATGATACATTGGAAGATGACAGGCTCTGTAATCTACCAATGGAATTTGGTAATCTTGTAAATCGCTTGCATGATATATCCAGCTTCGTCAATAactctaattttgaaattgagtcgGGGAGCTCACTCAAGTTATCACATTTACTAAGAGAGAAGTGTCGAAGATTCTGTAGCTCTCCAATTTGTTCAggtaatttttcaagtttcaaacATGACTCGATACTCAAGTCAGTCAACCACCTCAAATTCCCAATAGAGCagtcaattttcttcaaagatGGACAATGACAAATAGTCAACTTCTCTAAAACTAAGTATTTGTCAAAGGTTGGTGTCCCACGTATGGAGTAATTATGTTGAAGATTGAGAACCTTCAATTTTGTTGCCCCCTACAAAAGCCAATGAAACATCAAGATAGATAATTAAATGTCTATACAAGAAATAGATATGGATTTAGGCTCCCAACTTGGGTCATATGTCATTCAATCCTCTCACTAACTGAGAAAATTAgactataaatccatcaaattttgtCCTTCATTGAATGAGAAAATTAGACCAGCAGGGAAACTCACGAACCTTGATTAGGTAATTGATCTCATCTTCGTCGAGGTTAGAGAAATGAATATTCACCAGAACCACGTTTTCCAGAGCCAAATTGGATGGTGAATAACCTATATCGACCCTAATGATCTCTTTCAACTTGGCAAGATAGCCCATGAAGCTACCTTCCCAAACTACGTTACTTAACCAAAGAAACTTGAGATGTGGGAATCGTCTAAGTTGCTCCGCCGTGATAGTTGTAGGATCGTTGGAGGACGTTTGCAAACAGAGTGCTTGAACGCTTTCCTTAATCTGCCAATGACATTGAGGAGCAGGAGTAGGAATTTGTCAATAATCCCACAATTTAATTCGtcgaaaggaagaaaaaaaattaatcaattaagtAGCTCCCAATTGAGAAACATGATTAAACCCTCAATTACGAACATGGTAAGcaattttctattcaaatttgGTCATACTTTACCTCTATTGACCTTAATGCGCAAATTATTTCATCTCCATCCCACAACCTGGTACGCTCTTGTATAGCAATTgcccttccaagatctctaaattgatcatgcatccaaaattgatcattttctAAAACCTTTATCATGCACCTGTTAATAAGGACATGAATAGCATACTCTGCCTTAAACCCACAACTTTTCCATTGGTAGATCAGATTAGTCTTCTTCCAACCGATGAAAAAGCATCCAATATCGAGAAATATGTGTTGTTGATCCGGCTCCAAGGCATTATAGCTAATCCTTAGCTTTTCTAACACATCCCTATGAGGTGTTTCCCTTAGCTTCTCAAGTGTCTCTTCCCATATTGTTTCCTCTTTTTGACCAAATAGCAATGAACCTATAGCTTCAAGAGCTAAAGGTAGTCCACCCGTAGTTGAGACAATGCCTTTGGAAAGAGTGTAATAATTAGTAGGAGGAGAGCTGTCATGAAAGGCATGCCTACTAAAAAGCTGGAGTGCATCTATTTTGCTCAACCCCTCCATTTCATAATGTAAGATTTTACACTTAAATCCCCTGATTTTTAGAACGTTTTTGTCCCTAGTGGTAATAAGTATCCTTGTACCAGAATACAAAGAGTTCACTTCAATTAGTTTTTGGATTTGCTTGTCCTCGACATCATCCAACACAATTAGCATCTTCTTGTTGCAAATTGTTTGTCCAATCATAGTGATCCCCTGATCCATGTTATCAATGTTAGGAGCTACTCCAGAGGTGGATATATCGGACAATAATTTTCTTTGCAACTTGACCAACGAGCCCTTGGCTTTTGCTGTTTCCCTCACATCTTCAATAAAGCTGCAGTTTTTTCCAAAGCGAGGACATAGTTGATTGAAGATAATTTTGGCGAGTGTTGTTTTACCAATACCACCCATACCGTAGATTCCAATGAGCAGCACACCACCAGAGTGGATGtctaataaattgtttatggCTGCTATTCGATCCTCCATTCCAACTAAATCTTTGGTCACTTGTCTTTGTCTTGTCATGAGCCTGATCACCACCTCCTTAACAACCGACTTGATAAGATCCCCATGGCTGCCACAAAGTTGAATAGTTTCAATTgagaaaaggcaacaaatttGCATGTTCACCAACCATCTAATAAGCATCCAAATGGGAACGCAACTGAGTTTAGGATATATAAAGATTCAACATTACCTCCAAAGCTTCAGAACATGATGAATTACAAAGTTGAACATCCATCACAAGTTTAAGTGGAAGGAATAGAGGAAGAGATATGTTTGATCTTCATATCAAGTTGAAGAATCAAAATTTCTAgcgaaaaaaaatggaataatcATAATATAAACGTTGATGAAttattgtaaaagaaaatttactctCTTCTTTTGATGTGGAAAAGAACCTTGCAAAGGCAATAGTTCCTTAGAgtgcgtttggttggacttttggaAAAAgccttttgaaaaatgcaaaggactttaGATTAAAAGAGTTTTGTAACAtgcaaattgcatttggtaaactgTAATCTAAAAGTTCACTGTAAAGTACCTTTAagtaaaatagtgtttggaaaattttacaattataaatgagttttgtgattaaaaaaagaaaaaatagttgGTTGGCAAAGGGTAA
The window above is part of the Eucalyptus grandis isolate ANBG69807.140 chromosome 6, ASM1654582v1, whole genome shotgun sequence genome. Proteins encoded here:
- the LOC104451890 gene encoding disease resistance protein RPV1-like, translating into MENSEAGTSTDDTLGGEYQVFLSFRGLDTRRGFTNSLYHALVDAGIRVFIDDEELRAGERISDKLLQAIDLCKLYIPIFSKNYASSPWCLRELAKMVENTSKSKEDRKKVILPIFYDVKPDDVKLKTTLYRNAILNLKQKIEDQKKKFRSKDVETWQQALKEVDGTRGWELEKYLGHGDLIKSVVKEVVIRLMTRQRQVTKDLVGMEDRIAAINNLLDIHSGGVLLIGIYGMGGIGKTTLAKIIFNQLCPRFGKNCSFIEDVRETAKAKGSLVKLQRKLLSDISTSGVAPNIDNMDQGITMIGQTICNKKMLIVLDDVEDKQIQKLIEVNSLYSGTRILITTRDKNVLKIRGFKCKILHYEMEGLSKIDALQLFSRHAFHDSSPPTNYYTLSKGIVSTTGGLPLALEAIGSLLFGQKEETIWEETLEKLRETPHRDVLEKLRISYNALEPDQQHIFLDIGCFFIGWKKTNLIYQWKSCGFKAEYAIHVLINRDLGRAIAIQERTRLWDGDEIICALRSIEIKESVQALCLQTSSNDPTTITAEQLRRFPHLKFLWLSNVVWEGSFMGYLAKLKEIIRVDIGYSPSNLALENVVLVNIHFSNLDEDEINYLIKGATKLKVLNLQHNYSIRGTPTFDKYLVLEKLTICHCPSLKKIDCSIGNLRWLTDLSIESCLKLEKLPEQIGELQNLRHFSLSKCDNLSELPDSISKLELLTKLDISCKRFTRLPNSIGRLQSLSSSNVSYTPIVEMPSTMSKMLHLQTLNLEHGHSIKEWPEFPRSFTTLRLISKALLTVPNLSNLTNLVELFLSDDSANWLHNSNVLQIGDLRWIRRLSKLNKLHFCLFNIRAPTTELGSLSLMKDLTLFGLDFRTLKQLPSNLIVLKLYHAQVKHVHFGGPPPLEKLRENEVYKQLDVPFLDISYAPSRSFLPKDLRYNEVRPPELIESWRGKFPFLSSLKMLREFHMGRCRKVEVIDFISPLESLEVFTVEGCGSLRRIKGLSNLKNLKRLHIDSCWRLLSMEGIHELEFLRLLRVHGNIYSKEIFDASSSKIPNECQIDITSDDIFSRRCGTYHGNWESFREKIRNDKEEIRLRNQRF